A genomic region of Prosthecobacter sp. contains the following coding sequences:
- a CDS encoding SNF2-related protein: protein MFVKFEAGGEEESSLFAAWLAGQGIKEPQSLPISLKGEGLKVFLQSLAEHPRVFAGKPNGKERSLHVAPELVRLPLVVESADAQNVRLKLEGSQHRHVLGAWWLCQETATLFRHLADSPELTALAGDLSRGAVTRPLRWLAEQGEALGECFQMELRGEGLEKFHVAPVPCEFEIQLDGSLQSVEARVTAKYGTHRWPVVAEGTKQNTTTSIFPIQDQLSEFLFYVWNRESESRLLRRLEGLGFTLEGQIWRLQGTENVLRLYASELPLLRDLATILEGERWRGVTRGIQRIAPKTKFVPQGGHSGGGDWLSMELAYESADGFRLPRAEVLRLVRSGQRSVQGANGKRYILDIAAVDDLEESLRDVPLELTPDGARVHGAHAAYFGDEAAGNSNDLSVTNDEVRAEIGDLAGLLRPYQMEGVCWMTSRILRGRGGILADEMGLGKTVQSIALALFLKQRKGAQSGPVLVVCPKSLLGNWQAEFERFAPTLKLLQVQGSGREKALASINVHDVILTSYQLIIRDIKHYQSIQFGLLLLDEASFIRNPDTDAAKTLRSIKSNGRIALTGTPLENGVRDLWSIFQFALPGYLGNQSSFKERFESPIQSGLDLPAGKSAALRLQKLTQPFFLRRTKRQVLKDLPEKIEQVLWCVPSAAQTEFYRRILEEGREEIKAARRRSGQNGAKMTMFTVLLRLRQVCCDLRLTGVQPEALKGLVQENLSGKWPALIGQIESTLESGGKLLVFSQFVQFLRLMRDHLRAEKLDHAYLDGSSQDRSAQVERFQKDPNCRIFLISLKAGGYGLNLTAADNVILADPWWNPAVESQAIDRAHRIGQQKVVNAYRLAIRGTVEERILKLQAQKRGLVEAALNDQAPMMEGLSETDLEQLIQ, encoded by the coding sequence GTGTTTGTGAAGTTCGAGGCTGGAGGTGAGGAGGAGTCATCGCTGTTTGCGGCTTGGCTGGCCGGGCAAGGGATCAAGGAACCGCAGAGCCTGCCGATCTCGCTCAAGGGTGAAGGGTTGAAGGTGTTCCTTCAATCGCTGGCGGAGCATCCCCGGGTTTTTGCGGGCAAGCCGAACGGGAAAGAACGCTCCCTCCACGTGGCCCCGGAGTTGGTAAGACTGCCGCTGGTGGTCGAGTCGGCCGATGCGCAAAACGTCCGGCTCAAACTGGAAGGCAGCCAGCATCGTCATGTTCTGGGTGCTTGGTGGCTCTGCCAGGAAACGGCCACACTGTTCCGCCATCTGGCCGACAGCCCCGAACTGACCGCCTTGGCGGGTGATTTGAGCCGGGGAGCGGTAACGCGTCCGCTGCGCTGGCTGGCAGAGCAGGGGGAGGCTTTGGGCGAGTGCTTCCAGATGGAACTGCGAGGCGAGGGTCTGGAGAAATTCCATGTCGCTCCGGTACCGTGCGAGTTCGAAATCCAGCTCGACGGCTCTCTTCAGAGCGTCGAAGCCCGTGTCACCGCCAAGTATGGCACCCATCGCTGGCCGGTGGTGGCAGAAGGCACCAAACAGAATACAACAACATCCATCTTCCCCATTCAGGATCAATTATCTGAGTTTTTATTTTACGTGTGGAACAGAGAGTCTGAATCCCGTCTTTTGCGGCGTTTGGAGGGGCTGGGTTTCACGCTGGAGGGACAAATTTGGCGTTTACAAGGCACCGAAAACGTTCTGCGTCTCTATGCCTCCGAGCTGCCGCTGTTGCGAGATCTAGCGACGATTCTGGAAGGAGAGCGTTGGCGTGGCGTGACCCGGGGAATTCAGCGCATCGCCCCGAAAACCAAGTTTGTGCCGCAGGGAGGTCACTCGGGCGGCGGGGACTGGCTTAGCATGGAACTGGCTTATGAATCGGCCGACGGCTTCCGCCTGCCACGTGCCGAGGTGCTGCGGTTGGTACGATCCGGCCAACGCTCGGTTCAAGGGGCCAATGGAAAGCGTTACATTCTCGACATCGCCGCTGTGGACGATCTGGAGGAGTCGCTGCGCGATGTCCCGCTGGAACTGACGCCCGATGGTGCCCGGGTTCATGGGGCGCATGCGGCCTATTTTGGCGATGAAGCCGCTGGAAATAGCAACGATCTTAGCGTTACAAATGACGAAGTGAGGGCTGAAATCGGCGATCTTGCTGGCCTGCTGCGACCTTACCAAATGGAGGGCGTGTGCTGGATGACTTCGCGCATCCTCCGAGGCAGGGGCGGCATCTTGGCTGATGAAATGGGTCTCGGCAAAACCGTTCAGAGCATCGCGCTAGCGCTGTTCCTGAAGCAGCGGAAAGGGGCACAAAGCGGCCCGGTGCTGGTGGTTTGCCCCAAGTCGCTGCTCGGCAACTGGCAGGCTGAGTTTGAGCGCTTTGCACCCACCCTGAAGCTGCTCCAAGTGCAGGGTTCGGGCCGGGAAAAGGCCCTGGCCTCGATCAACGTTCATGACGTGATATTGACATCTTATCAGTTGATCATCAGAGATATTAAACATTACCAAAGTATTCAATTCGGCCTGCTACTGCTCGATGAGGCCAGCTTCATCCGCAATCCCGACACGGACGCCGCCAAAACGCTCCGCAGCATCAAATCGAATGGTCGGATCGCCCTGACGGGGACACCGCTGGAGAACGGGGTGCGGGATTTGTGGTCGATCTTCCAGTTCGCACTGCCGGGCTACCTCGGGAACCAGAGTTCCTTCAAAGAGCGCTTTGAAAGCCCGATCCAGTCCGGTTTGGACCTCCCGGCGGGCAAATCGGCCGCGCTGCGGCTTCAGAAGCTGACTCAGCCGTTCTTTCTGCGTCGGACGAAACGGCAGGTGCTCAAGGATCTGCCCGAGAAGATCGAGCAGGTGCTCTGGTGTGTTCCCAGCGCGGCCCAGACCGAGTTCTACCGCAGGATTCTGGAGGAGGGCCGGGAGGAGATCAAAGCCGCCCGCCGCCGTTCCGGCCAGAACGGGGCCAAGATGACCATGTTCACGGTTCTGCTGCGCCTGCGCCAAGTCTGCTGCGATCTGCGCCTCACCGGCGTCCAACCCGAGGCGCTCAAGGGGCTGGTACAGGAGAACCTTTCCGGCAAATGGCCTGCCCTCATCGGTCAAATCGAGTCCACGCTCGAATCAGGCGGTAAACTACTCGTGTTCAGCCAGTTTGTGCAGTTCTTACGTCTCATGCGTGACCATTTGAGGGCGGAGAAACTCGACCATGCCTACTTGGATGGCAGCAGCCAAGACCGCTCGGCCCAAGTGGAGCGCTTCCAGAAAGACCCGAACTGCCGCATCTTCCTCATCAGCCTCAAAGCCGGCGGCTACGGCCTCAATCTGACCGCCGCCGACAACGTCATCCTGGCCGATCCGTGGTGGAATCCCGCCGTCGAATCCCAAGCCATCGACCGTGCTCACCGCATCGGCCAGCAGAAGGTCGTCAACGCCTATCGCCTGGCGATTCGAGGCACGGTAGAGGAGCGCATCCTCAAACTTCAGGCCCAGAAACGCGGCCTAGTGGAAGCCGCTCTGAATGATCAGGCCCCGATGATGGAAGGTTTGAGCGAGACGGATTTGGAGCAGTTGATTCAGTAG
- a CDS encoding SWIM zinc finger family protein: MQINHETRQHEMEITEKWLGEIGGWAVMKAARSLVDAGLAAVTSTSDGMIRGTAGSGKMKFTTGLRIRTATDVENLCTCPHSRRSGMMCEHALAVALAHVREQSGGGRPVARSGLQYPSR, from the coding sequence TTGCAGATAAACCATGAGACACGCCAGCACGAAATGGAGATCACGGAGAAATGGCTCGGCGAGATCGGCGGCTGGGCGGTCATGAAGGCCGCGCGTTCGCTGGTAGATGCTGGTCTGGCGGCGGTCACGAGCACGAGTGATGGAATGATTCGTGGCACGGCGGGGTCGGGCAAAATGAAGTTCACCACCGGCCTGCGCATCCGCACAGCGACGGATGTGGAGAATCTCTGCACCTGTCCGCATTCGCGACGCAGTGGCATGATGTGCGAGCATGCGCTGGCGGTGGCTCTAGCTCATGTGCGGGAGCAAAGCGGTGGCGGCAGACCGGTGGCGAGATCGGGACTACAATACCCCAGCCGCTGA
- a CDS encoding ParA family protein, translated as MRIVAISNQKGGVGKTTTALNLAACLTQRGVRVLLIDLDPQANATSGLGLAQEDGGSLYSALVDGTDPRLAIRSTRLPNLSIIRSHQELAGCEIELAQAGNHMARLREVLSPLRDSGHFDYAILDTPPSLGVLMTGALAAADELIVPIQCEYFGLEGLSKIVNVVQQIRDCGANPELLLEGIVMTMFDSRANLANQVVNDVRNYFAETCYQTLIPRTVRLGEAPSFGKSIIEYEPSGRGAQAYRALADEFLARRAVAQPVAA; from the coding sequence ATGCGGATCGTTGCTATTTCCAATCAAAAGGGCGGAGTCGGTAAAACGACCACCGCTTTGAACCTCGCCGCATGCCTGACCCAACGTGGGGTGAGGGTTCTGCTGATCGATCTCGACCCCCAGGCCAACGCCACCAGCGGCCTCGGCCTGGCCCAAGAAGACGGCGGCAGCCTCTATTCGGCCCTCGTGGATGGCACCGACCCACGTCTCGCCATCCGCAGCACCCGACTGCCGAACCTTTCGATCATCCGTTCGCACCAGGAACTCGCCGGTTGCGAAATCGAACTCGCCCAGGCCGGCAACCACATGGCACGCCTGCGCGAGGTGCTCTCCCCCCTGCGTGACTCCGGCCACTTCGACTACGCCATTCTCGACACCCCGCCCTCCCTCGGCGTCCTCATGACGGGGGCACTGGCGGCGGCCGATGAGCTGATCGTGCCCATCCAGTGCGAGTACTTCGGGCTCGAAGGCCTCTCCAAGATCGTCAACGTCGTCCAGCAGATCCGTGACTGCGGGGCCAATCCCGAACTGCTGCTCGAAGGCATCGTCATGACCATGTTCGACAGCCGCGCGAACTTGGCGAACCAGGTCGTCAACGACGTGCGCAACTACTTCGCCGAAACCTGCTACCAGACCCTCATCCCGCGCACCGTGCGCCTCGGTGAGGCCCCCAGCTTCGGCAAAAGCATCATTGAATACGAACCCTCCGGCCGTGGAGCCCAAGCCTACCGGGCGCTGGCAGATGAATTCCTCGCCCGCCGCGCCGTGGCACAGCCAGTGGCAGCTTGA
- a CDS encoding PA0069 family radical SAM protein — protein sequence MQTPPSGIRGRGAGFNPDQRFAELHVDYDPGESPEKVATKFLRDHSSSIISKNNSPDLPFEASLNPYRGCEHGCAYCYARPTHEYLGFSAGVDFESRIMVKEDAPALLRTELLKPSYKPVTLSLSGVTDPYQPIEKKLRITRGCLEVLAEARHPVVLITKNHLITRDVDLLAELARHHATAVYISVTTLDPDLAHKLEPRASAPKMRLEAIRILNEAGVPVGVSTAPIIPGLNDSEIPALIDAARAAGAQFAGYTVVRLPFAVKDIFRAWLDQHFPGMRDKILNRIEETQGKTLSHGEFGKRLKGIGIWSEQIASLFRVSIQRAGMLHRRPQVNADAFRRPLDPGGQLELF from the coding sequence ATGCAGACGCCTCCTTCCGGCATTCGTGGACGCGGCGCAGGCTTCAATCCTGACCAGCGCTTCGCCGAACTGCATGTGGACTACGATCCCGGCGAATCGCCGGAGAAGGTCGCAACGAAGTTCCTTCGCGATCACTCGTCCTCGATCATCTCGAAGAACAACAGCCCCGATCTCCCCTTCGAGGCCAGTTTGAATCCTTACCGTGGCTGCGAGCACGGCTGTGCCTACTGCTACGCCCGGCCCACGCACGAATACCTCGGCTTCTCCGCCGGGGTGGACTTCGAGTCCCGCATCATGGTCAAAGAGGACGCCCCTGCCCTGCTCCGCACTGAATTGCTCAAACCGTCCTACAAACCCGTCACCCTCTCCCTCAGCGGCGTCACGGACCCGTACCAGCCCATCGAGAAAAAACTGCGCATCACGCGTGGCTGCCTCGAAGTCCTGGCCGAAGCACGCCATCCCGTCGTGCTCATCACGAAAAACCACCTCATCACACGGGATGTCGACCTCCTCGCCGAACTCGCCCGCCATCATGCCACCGCCGTTTACATCTCCGTCACCACGCTCGATCCCGACCTCGCCCACAAGCTCGAACCCCGCGCCTCCGCGCCAAAGATGCGCCTGGAGGCCATCCGCATCTTGAACGAGGCCGGTGTGCCCGTCGGCGTCTCCACCGCGCCGATCATTCCCGGCCTGAACGACTCCGAAATCCCCGCCCTCATCGACGCCGCCCGCGCCGCCGGGGCGCAATTCGCCGGTTACACCGTTGTGCGCCTGCCCTTCGCTGTGAAGGACATCTTCCGCGCCTGGCTGGACCAACATTTCCCCGGCATGCGCGACAAAATCCTCAACCGCATCGAGGAGACGCAGGGCAAAACACTCTCCCACGGCGAATTCGGCAAGCGCCTCAAAGGCATCGGCATCTGGTCCGAGCAAATCGCCTCGCTCTTCCGCGTTTCCATTCAGCGCGCTGGCATGCTCCACCGCCGCCCGCAGGTGAATGCGGATGCCTTTCGGCGTCCACTCGATCCCGGCGGGCAGTTGGAGCTGTTTTGA
- a CDS encoding SMP-30/gluconolactonase/LRE family protein, with amino-acid sequence MTPEPISNHVSEWGEGPIWHQGRLLYVDIETHKIIAFKPDTGDEKIWDVGQRVGTVVPRAKGGLVWAGDDGFFFLDEASGQSTPISNPEPDLPDNRFNDGKCDPAGRLWAGTICLKRRADAALYCLHTDLRVEKKFAPVTNSNGIIWSRDTRTMYYIDTPSRKVRAFDFDNAAGVISNERVVWDTSVDASVPDGMTIDSEDRLWIAFCHGAKVVCFNPASQKVEMQIDFPCVETTACAFGGPDLRDLYITTGLKPGLEEPLAGRLFVCRPGTQGVPASAFGG; translated from the coding sequence ATGACTCCCGAACCCATCTCCAACCACGTTTCCGAATGGGGCGAAGGCCCGATCTGGCATCAAGGCCGTCTGCTCTATGTCGATATCGAGACGCACAAGATCATCGCTTTCAAGCCGGACACGGGAGATGAAAAGATCTGGGATGTCGGGCAGCGTGTCGGCACGGTGGTGCCGCGTGCGAAGGGCGGACTCGTTTGGGCAGGGGATGATGGGTTCTTCTTTCTCGATGAAGCCAGCGGTCAAAGCACGCCCATCTCTAACCCGGAGCCGGATCTGCCGGACAACCGCTTCAATGACGGTAAATGCGATCCGGCGGGCCGTCTGTGGGCCGGAACGATCTGCTTGAAGAGGCGTGCCGATGCCGCGCTCTACTGCCTGCACACTGATCTGCGGGTCGAAAAGAAATTTGCCCCGGTGACGAACTCCAACGGCATCATCTGGAGCCGTGATACGCGCACGATGTATTACATCGACACGCCGAGCAGAAAGGTGCGCGCCTTCGACTTCGACAACGCGGCCGGTGTCATCAGCAACGAGCGTGTGGTGTGGGACACCAGCGTCGATGCGTCAGTGCCCGATGGTATGACCATCGACAGCGAGGACCGGCTCTGGATCGCCTTCTGCCACGGCGCGAAGGTGGTCTGTTTCAATCCCGCCTCGCAGAAGGTCGAGATGCAGATCGACTTTCCCTGCGTCGAAACGACCGCCTGCGCCTTCGGTGGCCCCGATTTGCGTGATCTCTACATCACGACGGGCTTGAAGCCCGGCCTTGAAGAACCGCTGGCCGGACGTCTGTTTGTCTGTCGTCCAGGTACTCAAGGTGTTCCCGCATCGGCCTTTGGTGGCTGA
- the tsaB gene encoding tRNA (adenosine(37)-N6)-threonylcarbamoyltransferase complex dimerization subunit type 1 TsaB, with the protein MTRTLLALDLSTAHGSIAVVRGDDVLFRSSFQSERSHNAQVFAPLRDALAAAGDELTGIVIGNGPGSYTGVRIAIAAAQGIALSRNVWCVGWSSLTAPDIEAPNSYPIIGDARRQSFYLARVDNGRLLPDLETVSAETARERTADGQTWLTFDPKPPLALTDIRSAKPSAIRLARIIQSLSQAELDALIQQPLIPHYLAEAFITMPKRPALTSQHPSP; encoded by the coding sequence ATGACCCGAACCCTCCTCGCCCTCGACCTTTCCACCGCCCACGGCAGCATCGCCGTCGTGCGGGGCGATGACGTACTGTTTCGTTCCTCGTTCCAATCCGAACGCTCTCACAACGCGCAGGTCTTCGCGCCTCTACGCGACGCCTTGGCCGCAGCAGGTGATGAGCTAACTGGCATCGTCATTGGCAACGGCCCCGGCTCTTACACCGGCGTGCGCATCGCCATTGCCGCCGCGCAAGGCATCGCGTTGTCGCGAAATGTGTGGTGCGTCGGCTGGTCGTCGCTCACGGCACCGGACATTGAGGCCCCAAACAGTTATCCGATCATTGGCGATGCCCGCCGTCAGAGCTTTTACCTCGCACGAGTCGATAATGGCCGGCTGCTGCCCGATCTCGAAACCGTGTCTGCCGAAACTGCCCGCGAGCGGACGGCTGACGGCCAAACGTGGCTCACGTTCGATCCCAAACCGCCCTTGGCATTGACGGATATTCGATCGGCCAAGCCTAGCGCAATTCGTCTGGCTCGAATCATCCAGTCGTTGAGCCAAGCCGAGCTCGACGCGCTCATTCAACAACCTCTGATTCCGCATTACCTCGCCGAGGCCTTCATCACGATGCCGAAGCGTCCCGCTTTAACATCCCAACATCCATCACCATGA
- the tsaE gene encoding tRNA (adenosine(37)-N6)-threonylcarbamoyltransferase complex ATPase subunit type 1 TsaE, with product MITLTTADDAHAWGMQLAPTLSAGDVIALCGNLGAGKTQITRGIVAGMESKAAVTSPTFTLVHEYLDGRLPVFHFDFYRMESAVEVIGIGWDEFLTEPGVIIVEWADMFPDLMPSSTRWFHIESLPDGSRHVTEGPLAK from the coding sequence ATGATCACTCTCACGACTGCTGATGACGCCCACGCCTGGGGCATGCAACTCGCGCCGACACTGTCGGCGGGCGATGTCATCGCGCTGTGCGGGAATCTCGGCGCTGGAAAGACGCAGATCACGCGCGGCATTGTCGCTGGCATGGAATCGAAGGCCGCTGTGACCAGCCCCACCTTCACTCTCGTCCACGAATACCTCGACGGCCGCCTGCCGGTCTTCCATTTCGACTTCTACCGCATGGAAAGTGCCGTCGAGGTCATCGGCATCGGCTGGGACGAGTTTTTGACCGAACCCGGCGTCATCATCGTCGAGTGGGCCGACATGTTCCCCGATTTGATGCCGTCCAGCACGCGCTGGTTTCACATCGAATCCTTGCCGGATGGCTCGCGGCATGTCACGGAAGGGCCGCTCGCGAAATGA
- a CDS encoding thiamine-phosphate kinase, with protein sequence MPTLADIGEDKLIRKLMRGVKLDRDVIAGAGDDCAVVRSTKNEHTLLKTDALVQDVHFTLETPPKLIGRKAIARVVSDFAAMGGTPRHAMITLVAPPSMEVEFLTEIYRGMRAISKQYGINIVGGETSRGLVLMLSISMSGTVPSKRWLSRSEGKAGDVLLVTGRLGGSIKGKHLKFEPRLEAGRWLSENAHPHAMMDISDGLAKDLPRLALASGTHYQVNVASLPCNPGCTFDQAWGDGEDYELLLAVNPRSVKSLLPKWREAFPKLPLTIIGKLVPPGQGRPPDFESTGWDHFALSADA encoded by the coding sequence ATGCCCACTTTAGCCGACATCGGAGAAGACAAACTCATCCGCAAACTCATGCGCGGCGTGAAGCTCGACCGCGATGTCATCGCCGGAGCCGGTGATGATTGCGCCGTCGTCCGCAGTACGAAAAACGAGCACACGCTGCTCAAAACCGACGCGCTTGTGCAGGACGTGCATTTCACGCTCGAAACGCCGCCGAAACTCATCGGGCGCAAAGCCATCGCACGTGTGGTGAGTGATTTCGCGGCCATGGGCGGCACGCCCAGACATGCCATGATCACCTTGGTGGCCCCACCAAGCATGGAGGTGGAGTTCCTCACTGAGATCTATCGTGGCATGCGCGCCATTTCGAAGCAGTACGGCATCAACATCGTCGGCGGCGAGACCTCGCGCGGCCTCGTGCTCATGCTGTCCATTTCCATGAGCGGCACCGTGCCGTCGAAGCGCTGGCTTTCCCGCAGCGAGGGCAAGGCGGGCGATGTCCTGCTCGTCACCGGTCGTCTCGGTGGCTCCATCAAAGGCAAGCACCTCAAATTCGAGCCACGCCTCGAAGCCGGCCGCTGGCTCTCCGAAAACGCGCATCCGCATGCGATGATGGACATCAGCGACGGCCTTGCCAAAGACCTGCCGCGCCTCGCCCTCGCCAGCGGTACTCATTATCAAGTCAACGTCGCATCTCTCCCGTGCAATCCCGGCTGCACTTTCGATCAAGCCTGGGGCGACGGCGAAGACTACGAACTCCTTCTCGCCGTGAATCCCCGCAGCGTGAAATCTCTCCTGCCGAAATGGCGTGAAGCCTTCCCGAAGCTTCCCCTCACCATCATCGGCAAACTCGTCCCTCCCGGCCAAGGCCGCCCGCCGGACTTTGAGAGCACGGGATGGGATCATTTTGCACTCAGTGCTGACGCATGA
- a CDS encoding superoxide dismutase: MAHTLAPLPYPSNALEPHIDQQTMEIHHGKHHNAYVTNLNNAIAGKADLEALSIEDLCKNISKVPADIQGPVRNNGGGHFNHTLFWNIMGPNAGGAPTGALGDAITATFGSFDAFKEAFAKAGVTRFGSGWAWLVVKDGKLAITSTPNQDNPLMDASGTPILGCDVWEHAYYLKYQNKRPDYIAAWWNAVNWTAVAANYAKALG; encoded by the coding sequence ATGGCCCACACCCTCGCCCCCCTGCCTTATCCCTCCAACGCACTGGAACCCCACATCGACCAGCAGACCATGGAGATCCATCACGGCAAGCATCACAATGCCTACGTGACTAATTTGAACAACGCTATCGCCGGCAAGGCCGACCTTGAGGCGCTGTCTATTGAAGACCTGTGCAAAAACATCTCTAAAGTGCCTGCCGACATCCAAGGTCCGGTGCGCAACAACGGCGGCGGTCACTTCAACCACACGCTGTTCTGGAACATCATGGGTCCGAACGCGGGTGGCGCCCCCACTGGCGCTCTCGGTGACGCGATCACCGCCACCTTCGGCAGCTTTGATGCTTTCAAAGAAGCTTTCGCCAAAGCTGGTGTGACCCGCTTCGGCTCCGGCTGGGCCTGGCTCGTCGTCAAAGACGGCAAGCTCGCCATCACCTCCACGCCGAACCAGGACAACCCGCTCATGGACGCCTCCGGCACGCCGATCCTCGGCTGCGATGTCTGGGAGCACGCCTACTACCTCAAGTATCAGAACAAGCGCCCCGATTACATCGCCGCCTGGTGGAACGCCGTGAACTGGACCGCCGTCGCCGCGAACTACGCCAAGGCTCTCGGCTGA